Within Raineyella sp. W15-4, the genomic segment CCGGGATCGTTTCCACGAGCACAACGTGTCGTCCGGGTGCTGCTGATGGACCGGAACGTGAAGTGCGTAACGGCGGCACGACGATTCCCCCGGCCGAGCCGGGTGCATGAGAAACTGACCCCATGACGACTCACATCGTGACCATGGGGGGCGGGGGCTTCTCCACTTCGCCCACCGGTGCAGCAACGAAGCTGGACAAGTACGTGGTGGACCTGGCCGGCAAGCCCAATCCGGTGGTCTGCTTCCTGCCGACCGCCTCGGCCGACGACCCGCGCTACATCAACCGGTTCCTGACGGCGTACGGCGCCCTCGGGATCCGGCCGATCGTGGCCACGCTCTGGCACGACGCCGCACGGTCGGTGTCCCGGCTGGACGAGGCCGACGTGATCGTGGTGGGCGGCGGCCTGACAGTGAACCTGATCGCCCTGTGGGATGCGCACGGGGTGTCGGCCCGGCTGCGGCGGATCATCGCGTCGGGCCGTGATGTCGTCATCGCCGGCTACGCCGCCGGCGGCGGGGCGTTCTACGAGGGATCCACCACCGACTCCTTCGGCCCGATCATGGCCTGGAAGGGCGGTCTCGGCGTGCTGCCGGGGTCGTTCTGCTCGCACTACCACTCGGAGGGTGAGCGGGCCCCGATCTTCGCCGAGGCGATCGGCGAAGGCACCCTGCCCAGCGGCTACGGCGTCGACGACGGTGCGGCGATCCACTGGGTCGACGGCAAGCCGAAGGCCTTCCTCGCCGAGGACACCGAGGCCAAGGTCTACCGCGTGGAGGGGACCGAGGAACCGACCTCCTCCGGGGTCTACATCAACGCCGAGCGGATGCGCGTGCTCTGACCCTCCCGGGAAACGACGGACGGCCGGTGGCCGGGGTGACGACGCTCCGCCGCCGGCCGTCCGTCGTCGCCACACGGGTCGCCGGTCAGCCGACCAGCCGGAGACCGGCCAGGAACGCCGCCACATCCGCCAGTTCCGCGGCGGAGATCGCGTGGCCGAGCCCGGGGTAACGACGGATCGTCGCGGCGGTGTGGGCCTGCGCCCAGGCGACCGTACGGTCGAACGCCGCCGCCGGGATCATCGAGGCGTCCAGCTCCCCGCGCCCGAAGAACAGCGGCGGGCGACGCGCCGCCAGCCGCTCGTCACCGGCCGATGGCTCCGGGGCCACGAAGCCGGACAGCACCACACCGGCGGCGAACGTGTCCGGGCGGTGCCGCAACAGCTCGGTGACCATCATCCCGCCCTGGGAGAAGCCGACCGGGACCACCGGCTGGCCGTCGGTCGTGGCGTCGAGCCACGCCAGCAGCCCCGCCACGGCCGCCTCCACCGGCCCGCGGGCCGGATGGCCGGGGACGCTGATCGGGAACCAGGCCGCCCCACCCCCGGGAATGTCGTACGGGCCGCGCAGGGACGCCCAGTCCCAGCCGTCCCCCAGCCGGGTCACGATCCCCGGCAGGTCGTTCTGGTCGGATCCGAAGCCGTGCAGCAGGAGCAGGAGTGGGCGGCCGTCCGGCCCCTCGGCCCGTGGGGCGACGGCGGTGCGGATCGGCGCGACGGACCCCTGGGCGCTGGCGCTGTTCGGCGAGATGAGGCTCATGGCGTCCATTGTGGACGTCCTTGGGTGGGTCTTCCCGGGCGATTCGCGAACACGCGTCCCGCGTTGAGAAGGGCGATCGAGTGGCCCACGATCCGGGCCGACCGGGTGTTCTTGATCGCGCACAGGCAGAGCTTGCCCTCGCCCGTGTGGTGTTCGGTAGTGGCCACCAGCCACAGCCGGTTCGGCTCGGTGGCGCGGAACCGGCGCTGCACGAGGTCATCGAGCGCCGTCGGCCCGG encodes:
- a CDS encoding alpha/beta hydrolase; this encodes MSLISPNSASAQGSVAPIRTAVAPRAEGPDGRPLLLLLHGFGSDQNDLPGIVTRLGDGWDWASLRGPYDIPGGGAAWFPISVPGHPARGPVEAAVAGLLAWLDATTDGQPVVPVGFSQGGMMVTELLRHRPDTFAAGVVLSGFVAPEPSAGDERLAARRPPLFFGRGELDASMIPAAAFDRTVAWAQAHTAATIRRYPGLGHAISAAELADVAAFLAGLRLVG
- a CDS encoding Type 1 glutamine amidotransferase-like domain-containing protein, whose amino-acid sequence is MTTHIVTMGGGGFSTSPTGAATKLDKYVVDLAGKPNPVVCFLPTASADDPRYINRFLTAYGALGIRPIVATLWHDAARSVSRLDEADVIVVGGGLTVNLIALWDAHGVSARLRRIIASGRDVVIAGYAAGGGAFYEGSTTDSFGPIMAWKGGLGVLPGSFCSHYHSEGERAPIFAEAIGEGTLPSGYGVDDGAAIHWVDGKPKAFLAEDTEAKVYRVEGTEEPTSSGVYINAERMRVL